Proteins encoded by one window of Lathyrus oleraceus cultivar Zhongwan6 chromosome 1, CAAS_Psat_ZW6_1.0, whole genome shotgun sequence:
- the LOC127103664 gene encoding uncharacterized protein LOC127103664 codes for MVTNTPLQACRTSPKEATGTTPFRLVYGHDAVLPVEIQVHAVRIQRQYEIPSEDYWSLMADEVVDLDEERMLALNSLQRQKEKVARAYNKKVKGKMFVIDDLVWRVILPMDRSDIVLGKWSPNWEGPFKVLQVFSNNAYEVDELAPDRRILRVNGKYLKKYRPLL; via the coding sequence atggtgacgaatacaccgctacaggcATGTCGAACATCGCCAAAAGAAGCAACCGGAACAACTCCATTTCGACTGGTATATGGGCACGATGCAGTGTTACCAGTAGAGATTCAGGTTCATGCAGTTAGAATCCAGAGGCAATACGAAATACCTTCTGAGGATTATTGGAGCTTGATGGCAGACGAAGTGGTCGATTTAGATGAGGAGAGAATGTTAGCCTTGAATTCACTACAAAGGCAAAAAGAAAAAGTCGCCAGAGCCTACAATAAGAAGGTGAAAGGCAAAATGTTCGTTATCGACGATTTAGTTTGGAGAGTAATCTTACCTATGGATAGAAGCGATATAGTTTTGGGTAAAtggtccccaaattgggaagGACCATTTAAGGTTTTGCAGGTTTTCTCTAATAACGCCTACGAGGTCGATGAGTTGGCACCAGATAGGCGAATCTTGAGGGTGAATGGAAAATACTTAAAAAAGTATAGGCCTCTCCTTTAA